From a region of the Oryza sativa Japonica Group chromosome 6, ASM3414082v1 genome:
- the LOC107278474 gene encoding uncharacterized protein, producing the protein MAFKKFFLLGVFLAALLMFSLDVAHARELTEANGQSEGKNVKPTGKPGVDDQKWGGGYYPGGGFGYGGGYGGGYGRPGYGGGYGGGYGYPRYGGGYGGGYGCGYGGGYGGYGGGYGGGYGGGYGGGYSGGGYGGRYGGGGGWH; encoded by the exons ATGGCTTTCAAGAAGTTTTTTCTCCTTGGTGTCTTCCTGGCTGCCCTGCTCATGTTCTCCCTGGATGTAGCTCATGCAAGAGAGCTCACTGAAGCCAATGGTC AATCTGAGGGGAAGAATGTGAAGCCTACTGGAAAGCCAGGGGTTGATGATCAGAAGTGGGGAGGTGGATACTACCCTGGTGGAGGATTTGGATATGGTGGTGGGTACGGTGGAGGATATGGTCGTCCTGGGTATGGCGGTGGGTATGGTGGAGGGTATGGCTATCCAAGGTACGGTGGTGGTTATGGCGGTGGATATGGATGTGGGTATGGCGGCGGGTATGGAGGTTACGGTGGAGGGTATGGTGGTGGGTATGGAGGTGGATATGGAGGTGGATACAGTGGTGGAGGTTACGGCGGAAgatatggtggtggtggtggttggcaCTAA